The proteins below are encoded in one region of Oncorhynchus nerka isolate Pitt River linkage group LG15, Oner_Uvic_2.0, whole genome shotgun sequence:
- the LOC135560209 gene encoding uncharacterized protein LOC135560209 isoform X2 translates to MTLFIPDMAGRLFLLILLFDTFQYLKAKDPKPDITVNIDEDFTIICLIHGSLSPDTTCNLYVGEESQPSFTAPIKKRKATSASRQQFCQFTPKHSDLISRLQSVRRKEVSCDYRVSSGPNSLSPRSDGYSFTHLVGVHISDPTTIQTRSIAVSLTPGPRSTLPPSTTVSPTEVSTVTCTFTPDTTLTPTTRSTVCCTLTTDTQASPTERGQSSTESEVESNSQESILELCTFS, encoded by the exons ATGACATTGTTCATCCCTGATATGGCTGGTCGTCTGTTTTTGCTCATCCTCCTTTTCG ATACCTTCCAGTACCTCAAAGCCAAAG ATCCAAAACCAGACATTACAGTCAATATTGATGAGGACTTCACCATCATCTGTTTGATTCATGGATCCTTAAGTCCTGACACCACCTGTAACCTGTATGTTGGAGAAGAGAGTCAGCCATCCTTCACAGCACCGATCAAGAAGAGAAAAGccacctcagcatccagacagcagTTCTGTCAATTCACTCCAAAACATAGTGATCTGATCAGTCGTCTACAGTCAGTGAGGCGTAAGGAGGTGAGCTGTGACTACAGAGTGAGCTCAGgaccaaactctctctctccacgcagTGATGGGTACAGCTTTACAC ATCTGGTGGGAGTTCACATCAGCGATCCAACAACTATACAGACACGTTCTATAGCAG TGAGTTTAACTCCAGGTCCTAGATCTACTTTGCCGCCCAGCACGACAGTGAGTCCTACAGAAG TTTCAACTGTTACTTGCACTTTTACTCCAGACACCACACTGACACCAACTACCA GGTCGACTGTTTGCTGTACTTTGACCACTGACACCCAGGCGAGTCCAACTGAAA GAGGTCAAAGCTCCACAGAAAGTGAAGTGGAATCAAACAGTCAAGAAAGCATTCTGG AGCTGTGCACATTTTCTTAG
- the LOC135560209 gene encoding uncharacterized protein LOC135560209 isoform X1, translated as MTLFIPDMAGRLFLLILLFDTFQYLKAKDPKPDITVNIDEDFTIICLIHGSLSPDTTCNLYVGEESQPSFTAPIKKRKATSASRQQFCQFTPKHSDLISRLQSVRRKEVSCDYRVSSGPNSLSPRSDGYSFTHLVGVHISDPTTIQTRSIAVSLTPGPRSTLPPSTTVSPTEVSTVTCTFTPDTTLTPTTRSTVCCTLTTDTQASPTERGQSSTESEVESNSQESILEEQELMTSQHWVWLLEWACSW; from the exons ATGACATTGTTCATCCCTGATATGGCTGGTCGTCTGTTTTTGCTCATCCTCCTTTTCG ATACCTTCCAGTACCTCAAAGCCAAAG ATCCAAAACCAGACATTACAGTCAATATTGATGAGGACTTCACCATCATCTGTTTGATTCATGGATCCTTAAGTCCTGACACCACCTGTAACCTGTATGTTGGAGAAGAGAGTCAGCCATCCTTCACAGCACCGATCAAGAAGAGAAAAGccacctcagcatccagacagcagTTCTGTCAATTCACTCCAAAACATAGTGATCTGATCAGTCGTCTACAGTCAGTGAGGCGTAAGGAGGTGAGCTGTGACTACAGAGTGAGCTCAGgaccaaactctctctctccacgcagTGATGGGTACAGCTTTACAC ATCTGGTGGGAGTTCACATCAGCGATCCAACAACTATACAGACACGTTCTATAGCAG TGAGTTTAACTCCAGGTCCTAGATCTACTTTGCCGCCCAGCACGACAGTGAGTCCTACAGAAG TTTCAACTGTTACTTGCACTTTTACTCCAGACACCACACTGACACCAACTACCA GGTCGACTGTTTGCTGTACTTTGACCACTGACACCCAGGCGAGTCCAACTGAAA GAGGTCAAAGCTCCACAGAAAGTGAAGTGGAATCAAACAGTCAAGAAAGCATTCTGG AAGAACAAGAGCTAATGACCTCTCAGCATTGGGTGTGGCTTCTGGAGTGGGCGTGTTCCTGGTAG
- the LOC115143793 gene encoding mucin-2-like isoform X3, giving the protein MTLFIPDMAGRLFLLILLFDTFQFLKAKDLPQPSLTLIPAVIKERDSVQLNCQTPPSVSECFFKIEGKVEFTLPSPCQQTLTGTLLVRWTGQSSPAEVKIQCQYSAKGSQFRSIYSELSTVTIQDLPQLTVSSTVITETESVQLSCETPPSLPVSHCYFNIEGEKNLPDSLCTQTITGTELLKRSGPTFPAVVKVTCYYTVWKSHTSPFSDPVSVTVQDPKPDITVNIDEDFNIICLIPGSVSPDTTCNLYVGEESQPSFTAPIKKRKAISASGQQFCQFTPKHSDLISRLMSVRRKEVSCDYRVSSGPNSLSPHSDGHSFADLVGVHISDPTTTQTPSIAVSLTPGSRSTLPLSTTVSPTEDTTVTPTTTSTVCCTLTTDTPASPTERGQSSTESEVESNSQESILLGQLWQAAVGVASGVGVLLVGLTAVCLCRRSKKTNSQRPTSRQDDHRQYDLVSMGAVSSGVMVDSGDAGIDSQITSVLSMFMPSGPVDVDSQAFANEHSDTYHVYSSIPDRPASSAQPDGLYSLLQTH; this is encoded by the exons ATGACATTGTTCATCCCTGATATGGCTGGTCGTCTGTTTTTGCTCATCCTCCTTTTCG ATACCTTCCAGTTCCTCAAAGCCAAAG ATCTTCCTCAGCCCAGTCTAACATTGATTCCTGCAGTCATCAAAGAGAGAGACTCAGTTCAACTAAACTGTCAGactcctccatctgtctctgagTGTTTCTTCAAAATAGAGGGGAAAGTAGAATTCACCCTTCCATCACCCTGTCAACAGACACTCACAGGAACACTACTGGTGAGGTGGACAGGTCAGAGTTCACCAGCTGAGGTCAAAATACAATGTCAGTACAGTGCTAAAGGTTCACAGTTTAGATCCATATACAGTGAGCTGTCAACAGTCACAATTCAGG ACCTTCCTCAGCTGACAGTGAGTTCTACAGTCATCACAGAGACAGAATCAGTTCAGCTGAGTTGTGAGACTCCTCCATCCCTGCCTGTGTCTCACTGTTACTTCAACATAGAGGGGGAGAAGAATCTTCCAGACTCATTGTGTACTCAGACAATAACAGGAACTGAGCTGCTCAAGAGGTCTGGTCCAACATTTCCAGCTGTGGTCAAAGTGACGTGTTACTACACTGTATGGAAGTCTCACACATCTCCTTTTAGTGACCCTGTCTCAGTCACTGTTCAGG ATCCAAAACCAGACATTACAGTCAATATTGATGAGGACTTCAACATCATCTGTTTGATTCCTGGATCTGTCAGTCCTGACACCACCTGTAACCTGTATGTTGGAGAGGAGAGTCAGCCATCCTTCACAGCACCGATCAAGAAGAGAAAAGCCATCTCAGCATCCGGACAGCAGTTCTGTCAATTCACTCCAAAACATAGTGATCTGATCAGTCGTCTAATGTCAGTGAGGCGTAAGGAGGTGAGCTGTGACTACAGAGTGAGCTCAGgaccaaactctctctctccacacagtgATGGGCACAGCTTTGCAG ATCTGGTGGGAGTTCACATCAGCGATCCAACAACTACACAGACACCTTCTATAGCAG TGAGTTTGACTCCAGGTTCTAGATCTACTTTGCCGCTCAGCACGACAGTGAGTCCTACAGAAG ACACCACAGTGACACCAACTACCA CGTCGACTGTTTGCTGTACTTTGACCACTGACACCCCAGCGAGTCCAACTGAAA GAGGTCAAAGCTCCACAGAAAGTGAAGTGGAATCAAACAGTCAAGAAAGCATTCTGT TGGGGCAATTATGGCAGGCAGCAGTGGGTGTGGCTTCTGGAGTGGGTGTACTCCTGGTAGGATTGACagctgtctgtctctgcaggagGTCCA AGAAAACCAATTCTCAGAG ACCTACatccagacaggatgatcacagACAAT ATGATTTGGTGTCTATGGGAGCGGTGAGCAGCGGAGTCATG gtGGATTCAGGAGATGCTGGAATCGATTCTCAGATCACTTCTGTACTGTCCATGTTCATGCCCTCAG gtcccgttgatgtggattcACAGGCATTTGCAAATGAACAT TCTGATACGTACCACGTATACAGCTCAATCCCCGACAGACCAGCATCCTCAGCCCAGCCGGATGGGTTGTACAGTCTTCTGCAGACACACTGA
- the LOC115143793 gene encoding mucin-2-like isoform X4, whose translation MTLFIPDMAGRLFLLILLFDTFQFLKAKDLPQPSLTLIPAVIKERDSVQLNCQTPPSVSECFFKIEGKVEFTLPSPCQQTLTGTLLVRWTGQSSPAEVKIQCQYSAKGSQFRSIYSELSTVTIQDLPQLTVSSTVITETESVQLSCETPPSLPVSHCYFNIEGEKNLPDSLCTQTITGTELLKRSGPTFPAVVKVTCYYTVWKSHTSPFSDPVSVTVQDLVGVHISDPTTTQTPSIAVSLTPGSRSTLPLSTTVSPTEDTTVTPTTSLTSPLTPSRAVNPSSDPIISFASASTVCCTLTTDTPASPTERGQSSTESEVESNSQESILLGQLWQAAVGVASGVGVLLVGLTAVCLCRRSKKTNSQRPTSRQDDHRQYDLVSMGAVSSGVMVDSGDAGIDSQITSVLSMFMPSGPVDVDSQAFANEHSDTYHVYSSIPDRPASSAQPDGLYSLLQTH comes from the exons ATGACATTGTTCATCCCTGATATGGCTGGTCGTCTGTTTTTGCTCATCCTCCTTTTCG ATACCTTCCAGTTCCTCAAAGCCAAAG ATCTTCCTCAGCCCAGTCTAACATTGATTCCTGCAGTCATCAAAGAGAGAGACTCAGTTCAACTAAACTGTCAGactcctccatctgtctctgagTGTTTCTTCAAAATAGAGGGGAAAGTAGAATTCACCCTTCCATCACCCTGTCAACAGACACTCACAGGAACACTACTGGTGAGGTGGACAGGTCAGAGTTCACCAGCTGAGGTCAAAATACAATGTCAGTACAGTGCTAAAGGTTCACAGTTTAGATCCATATACAGTGAGCTGTCAACAGTCACAATTCAGG ACCTTCCTCAGCTGACAGTGAGTTCTACAGTCATCACAGAGACAGAATCAGTTCAGCTGAGTTGTGAGACTCCTCCATCCCTGCCTGTGTCTCACTGTTACTTCAACATAGAGGGGGAGAAGAATCTTCCAGACTCATTGTGTACTCAGACAATAACAGGAACTGAGCTGCTCAAGAGGTCTGGTCCAACATTTCCAGCTGTGGTCAAAGTGACGTGTTACTACACTGTATGGAAGTCTCACACATCTCCTTTTAGTGACCCTGTCTCAGTCACTGTTCAGG ATCTGGTGGGAGTTCACATCAGCGATCCAACAACTACACAGACACCTTCTATAGCAG TGAGTTTGACTCCAGGTTCTAGATCTACTTTGCCGCTCAGCACGACAGTGAGTCCTACAGAAG ACACCACAGTGACACCAACTACCA GTTTGACCTCCCCTTTGACTCCTAGCAGGGCAGTGAATCCTTCATCAG ATCCAATCATTTCCTTTGCATCAGCGTCGACTGTTTGCTGTACTTTGACCACTGACACCCCAGCGAGTCCAACTGAAA GAGGTCAAAGCTCCACAGAAAGTGAAGTGGAATCAAACAGTCAAGAAAGCATTCTGT TGGGGCAATTATGGCAGGCAGCAGTGGGTGTGGCTTCTGGAGTGGGTGTACTCCTGGTAGGATTGACagctgtctgtctctgcaggagGTCCA AGAAAACCAATTCTCAGAG ACCTACatccagacaggatgatcacagACAAT ATGATTTGGTGTCTATGGGAGCGGTGAGCAGCGGAGTCATG gtGGATTCAGGAGATGCTGGAATCGATTCTCAGATCACTTCTGTACTGTCCATGTTCATGCCCTCAG gtcccgttgatgtggattcACAGGCATTTGCAAATGAACAT TCTGATACGTACCACGTATACAGCTCAATCCCCGACAGACCAGCATCCTCAGCCCAGCCGGATGGGTTGTACAGTCTTCTGCAGACACACTGA
- the LOC115143793 gene encoding mucin-2-like isoform X1 produces MTLFIPDMAGRLFLLILLFDTFQFLKAKDLPQPSLTLIPAVIKERDSVQLNCQTPPSVSECFFKIEGKVEFTLPSPCQQTLTGTLLVRWTGQSSPAEVKIQCQYSAKGSQFRSIYSELSTVTIQDLPQLTVSSTVITETESVQLSCETPPSLPVSHCYFNIEGEKNLPDSLCTQTITGTELLKRSGPTFPAVVKVTCYYTVWKSHTSPFSDPVSVTVQDPKPDITVNIDEDFNIICLIPGSVSPDTTCNLYVGEESQPSFTAPIKKRKAISASGQQFCQFTPKHSDLISRLMSVRRKEVSCDYRVSSGPNSLSPHSDGHSFADLVGVHISDPTTTQTPSIAVSLTPGSRSTLPLSTTVSPTEDTTVTPTTSLTSPLTPSRAVNPSSDPIISFASASTVCCTLTTDTPASPTERGQSSTESEVESNSQESILLGQLWQAAVGVASGVGVLLVGLTAVCLCRRSKKTNSQRPTSRQDDHRQYDLVSMGAVSSGVMVDSGDAGIDSQITSVLSMFMPSGPVDVDSQAFANEHSDTYHVYSSIPDRPASSAQPDGLYSLLQTH; encoded by the exons ATGACATTGTTCATCCCTGATATGGCTGGTCGTCTGTTTTTGCTCATCCTCCTTTTCG ATACCTTCCAGTTCCTCAAAGCCAAAG ATCTTCCTCAGCCCAGTCTAACATTGATTCCTGCAGTCATCAAAGAGAGAGACTCAGTTCAACTAAACTGTCAGactcctccatctgtctctgagTGTTTCTTCAAAATAGAGGGGAAAGTAGAATTCACCCTTCCATCACCCTGTCAACAGACACTCACAGGAACACTACTGGTGAGGTGGACAGGTCAGAGTTCACCAGCTGAGGTCAAAATACAATGTCAGTACAGTGCTAAAGGTTCACAGTTTAGATCCATATACAGTGAGCTGTCAACAGTCACAATTCAGG ACCTTCCTCAGCTGACAGTGAGTTCTACAGTCATCACAGAGACAGAATCAGTTCAGCTGAGTTGTGAGACTCCTCCATCCCTGCCTGTGTCTCACTGTTACTTCAACATAGAGGGGGAGAAGAATCTTCCAGACTCATTGTGTACTCAGACAATAACAGGAACTGAGCTGCTCAAGAGGTCTGGTCCAACATTTCCAGCTGTGGTCAAAGTGACGTGTTACTACACTGTATGGAAGTCTCACACATCTCCTTTTAGTGACCCTGTCTCAGTCACTGTTCAGG ATCCAAAACCAGACATTACAGTCAATATTGATGAGGACTTCAACATCATCTGTTTGATTCCTGGATCTGTCAGTCCTGACACCACCTGTAACCTGTATGTTGGAGAGGAGAGTCAGCCATCCTTCACAGCACCGATCAAGAAGAGAAAAGCCATCTCAGCATCCGGACAGCAGTTCTGTCAATTCACTCCAAAACATAGTGATCTGATCAGTCGTCTAATGTCAGTGAGGCGTAAGGAGGTGAGCTGTGACTACAGAGTGAGCTCAGgaccaaactctctctctccacacagtgATGGGCACAGCTTTGCAG ATCTGGTGGGAGTTCACATCAGCGATCCAACAACTACACAGACACCTTCTATAGCAG TGAGTTTGACTCCAGGTTCTAGATCTACTTTGCCGCTCAGCACGACAGTGAGTCCTACAGAAG ACACCACAGTGACACCAACTACCA GTTTGACCTCCCCTTTGACTCCTAGCAGGGCAGTGAATCCTTCATCAG ATCCAATCATTTCCTTTGCATCAGCGTCGACTGTTTGCTGTACTTTGACCACTGACACCCCAGCGAGTCCAACTGAAA GAGGTCAAAGCTCCACAGAAAGTGAAGTGGAATCAAACAGTCAAGAAAGCATTCTGT TGGGGCAATTATGGCAGGCAGCAGTGGGTGTGGCTTCTGGAGTGGGTGTACTCCTGGTAGGATTGACagctgtctgtctctgcaggagGTCCA AGAAAACCAATTCTCAGAG ACCTACatccagacaggatgatcacagACAAT ATGATTTGGTGTCTATGGGAGCGGTGAGCAGCGGAGTCATG gtGGATTCAGGAGATGCTGGAATCGATTCTCAGATCACTTCTGTACTGTCCATGTTCATGCCCTCAG gtcccgttgatgtggattcACAGGCATTTGCAAATGAACAT TCTGATACGTACCACGTATACAGCTCAATCCCCGACAGACCAGCATCCTCAGCCCAGCCGGATGGGTTGTACAGTCTTCTGCAGACACACTGA
- the LOC115143793 gene encoding mucin-2-like isoform X2 — MTLFIPDMAGRLFLLILLFDTFQFLKAKDLPQPSLTLIPAVIKERDSVQLNCQTPPSVSECFFKIEGKVEFTLPSPCQQTLTGTLLVRWTGQSSPAEVKIQCQYSAKGSQFRSIYSELSTVTIQDLPQLTVSSTVITETESVQLSCETPPSLPVSHCYFNIEGEKNLPDSLCTQTITGTELLKRSGPTFPAVVKVTCYYTVWKSHTSPFSDPVSVTVQDPKPDITVNIDEDFNIICLIPGSVSPDTTCNLYVGEESQPSFTAPIKKRKAISASGQQFCQFTPKHSDLISRLMSVRRKEVSCDYRVSSGPNSLSPHSDGHSFADLVGVHISDPTTTQTPSIAVSLTPGSRSTLPLSTTVSPTEDTTVTPTTSLTSPLTPSRAVNPSSASTVCCTLTTDTPASPTERGQSSTESEVESNSQESILLGQLWQAAVGVASGVGVLLVGLTAVCLCRRSKKTNSQRPTSRQDDHRQYDLVSMGAVSSGVMVDSGDAGIDSQITSVLSMFMPSGPVDVDSQAFANEHSDTYHVYSSIPDRPASSAQPDGLYSLLQTH, encoded by the exons ATGACATTGTTCATCCCTGATATGGCTGGTCGTCTGTTTTTGCTCATCCTCCTTTTCG ATACCTTCCAGTTCCTCAAAGCCAAAG ATCTTCCTCAGCCCAGTCTAACATTGATTCCTGCAGTCATCAAAGAGAGAGACTCAGTTCAACTAAACTGTCAGactcctccatctgtctctgagTGTTTCTTCAAAATAGAGGGGAAAGTAGAATTCACCCTTCCATCACCCTGTCAACAGACACTCACAGGAACACTACTGGTGAGGTGGACAGGTCAGAGTTCACCAGCTGAGGTCAAAATACAATGTCAGTACAGTGCTAAAGGTTCACAGTTTAGATCCATATACAGTGAGCTGTCAACAGTCACAATTCAGG ACCTTCCTCAGCTGACAGTGAGTTCTACAGTCATCACAGAGACAGAATCAGTTCAGCTGAGTTGTGAGACTCCTCCATCCCTGCCTGTGTCTCACTGTTACTTCAACATAGAGGGGGAGAAGAATCTTCCAGACTCATTGTGTACTCAGACAATAACAGGAACTGAGCTGCTCAAGAGGTCTGGTCCAACATTTCCAGCTGTGGTCAAAGTGACGTGTTACTACACTGTATGGAAGTCTCACACATCTCCTTTTAGTGACCCTGTCTCAGTCACTGTTCAGG ATCCAAAACCAGACATTACAGTCAATATTGATGAGGACTTCAACATCATCTGTTTGATTCCTGGATCTGTCAGTCCTGACACCACCTGTAACCTGTATGTTGGAGAGGAGAGTCAGCCATCCTTCACAGCACCGATCAAGAAGAGAAAAGCCATCTCAGCATCCGGACAGCAGTTCTGTCAATTCACTCCAAAACATAGTGATCTGATCAGTCGTCTAATGTCAGTGAGGCGTAAGGAGGTGAGCTGTGACTACAGAGTGAGCTCAGgaccaaactctctctctccacacagtgATGGGCACAGCTTTGCAG ATCTGGTGGGAGTTCACATCAGCGATCCAACAACTACACAGACACCTTCTATAGCAG TGAGTTTGACTCCAGGTTCTAGATCTACTTTGCCGCTCAGCACGACAGTGAGTCCTACAGAAG ACACCACAGTGACACCAACTACCA GTTTGACCTCCCCTTTGACTCCTAGCAGGGCAGTGAATCCTTCATCAG CGTCGACTGTTTGCTGTACTTTGACCACTGACACCCCAGCGAGTCCAACTGAAA GAGGTCAAAGCTCCACAGAAAGTGAAGTGGAATCAAACAGTCAAGAAAGCATTCTGT TGGGGCAATTATGGCAGGCAGCAGTGGGTGTGGCTTCTGGAGTGGGTGTACTCCTGGTAGGATTGACagctgtctgtctctgcaggagGTCCA AGAAAACCAATTCTCAGAG ACCTACatccagacaggatgatcacagACAAT ATGATTTGGTGTCTATGGGAGCGGTGAGCAGCGGAGTCATG gtGGATTCAGGAGATGCTGGAATCGATTCTCAGATCACTTCTGTACTGTCCATGTTCATGCCCTCAG gtcccgttgatgtggattcACAGGCATTTGCAAATGAACAT TCTGATACGTACCACGTATACAGCTCAATCCCCGACAGACCAGCATCCTCAGCCCAGCCGGATGGGTTGTACAGTCTTCTGCAGACACACTGA